From the Haloarcula sp. H-GB4 genome, one window contains:
- a CDS encoding xanthine dehydrogenase family protein molybdopterin-binding subunit, whose translation MSNDDETAKADGGTASQSETVEDERFEEHPLEWDEPENNDKAPDERDSVSHRTEKYDDRKLVTGQAKYTADYEKRYPDLAYAAVVRSDIPHGRVTDIDTSAAEAMDGVDAVLTPESDAVPDAKYTSAGQSYPEPSPWDMHVLNEHVRYIGDPIAAVAAEDRATATAAVEAIEVSYEDYDYVTDPEDAFDEDAPQLFKGSEVENEIVGNDYDRNRMAHIGGELGDVDAALDGDTHVHETEWETIRQSHANVEKHTSLAYTNEDDRHVLITSTQVPNHTRRQLAHLFDIPIRDIRVTKPRVGGGFGGKQAMVVEPIPLALSLATDRPVLYEASREEEFYAMRSRHPMKVKAKTAVTDDGDIKAIDIYALSNTGAYGSHGMTVAGNVGSKPMPLYSKVPNARFEADIVHTNTPQTGAMRGYGAPQGTLALEGHLDEVARDLDLDPIEFRRRHHMEVGDLDEIAGMMGGEGANRRIRSCGLNECIERGKDAIGYDDLEQPDEDHLHRGIGMALSAQGTGVAGDELGAAQIMMNEDGSFHLQVGGVDIGTGADTAFLQIAAEVLGCDEDDIIVKSSDTDVTPFDYGAYASSTTYISGMAVKKAAEDAKERILDWGSKLLEEPVGDLETGDGTVYSEASGDSVTLEDIGYEAAYGDDEREHILGKGTHCTEESPPPFAAQFADVTVDETTGEFEVHKLVVAVDCGVAINPGMAEGQIEGANHMSYEMAVSEGITLDDEGRAEIADFDEYGLPSATETPPIESILVETHEPTGPFGAKSVAEVPTNTVPPALSNAVRDAVGVRVREMPITAEKIRSKLDEREI comes from the coding sequence ATGAGTAACGACGACGAGACAGCCAAGGCCGACGGCGGAACGGCCTCACAGTCAGAGACTGTCGAAGACGAACGGTTCGAAGAGCACCCGCTCGAATGGGACGAGCCTGAGAACAACGACAAGGCCCCCGACGAGCGCGACAGCGTCTCCCACCGGACGGAGAAGTACGACGACAGAAAGCTCGTCACCGGGCAAGCGAAGTACACCGCCGACTACGAGAAACGGTATCCCGACCTCGCGTACGCGGCAGTCGTCCGGAGCGACATCCCACACGGCCGCGTGACCGACATCGACACGAGCGCGGCCGAGGCGATGGACGGCGTCGACGCGGTCCTGACACCCGAGTCCGACGCAGTGCCGGACGCAAAATACACCAGCGCCGGGCAGTCCTATCCCGAACCGAGCCCGTGGGACATGCACGTGCTGAACGAGCACGTCCGCTACATTGGCGACCCGATTGCCGCCGTCGCAGCCGAAGACCGGGCGACCGCGACCGCCGCCGTCGAGGCTATCGAGGTGTCGTACGAGGATTACGACTACGTCACCGATCCGGAGGACGCCTTCGACGAAGACGCGCCGCAGTTGTTCAAGGGCAGCGAGGTCGAGAACGAGATCGTCGGCAACGACTACGACCGCAACCGGATGGCCCACATCGGGGGCGAACTCGGCGATGTGGATGCAGCACTCGACGGCGACACCCACGTGCACGAGACTGAATGGGAGACGATTCGGCAATCCCACGCCAACGTCGAGAAACACACGTCGCTGGCCTACACGAACGAGGACGACCGCCACGTCCTCATCACCAGTACGCAGGTGCCAAACCACACCCGGAGACAGCTCGCCCACCTGTTCGATATTCCCATTCGCGACATCCGGGTGACCAAGCCGCGCGTTGGCGGCGGTTTCGGCGGGAAACAGGCAATGGTCGTCGAGCCGATTCCGCTCGCACTATCGCTCGCTACTGACCGCCCGGTCCTATACGAAGCCAGCCGCGAGGAGGAGTTCTACGCGATGCGCTCGCGCCACCCGATGAAGGTCAAAGCGAAGACGGCCGTGACCGACGACGGCGACATCAAGGCCATCGACATCTACGCCCTGTCGAACACCGGCGCGTACGGCAGCCACGGCATGACCGTCGCGGGCAACGTCGGCAGCAAGCCGATGCCGCTGTACTCGAAGGTACCAAACGCTCGCTTCGAGGCCGATATCGTCCATACGAACACGCCACAGACCGGTGCAATGCGTGGCTACGGCGCACCACAGGGCACGCTCGCGCTAGAAGGGCATCTCGACGAGGTCGCCCGCGACCTCGATCTCGACCCAATCGAATTCCGGCGGCGGCACCACATGGAGGTGGGCGACCTCGACGAGATCGCGGGGATGATGGGTGGAGAGGGAGCGAACCGCCGTATCCGCTCATGTGGCCTCAACGAGTGTATCGAGCGTGGGAAAGACGCTATCGGCTACGACGACCTCGAACAGCCCGACGAAGACCACTTGCACCGCGGCATCGGAATGGCGCTGTCCGCACAGGGGACCGGCGTCGCCGGTGACGAACTCGGGGCCGCCCAAATAATGATGAACGAGGACGGAAGCTTCCACCTGCAGGTCGGCGGCGTCGACATTGGGACAGGCGCTGACACAGCGTTCCTCCAGATCGCCGCCGAAGTACTGGGCTGTGACGAGGACGACATAATCGTCAAATCCTCCGATACGGATGTAACGCCCTTCGACTATGGGGCGTACGCCTCCTCGACGACGTATATCAGCGGCATGGCGGTCAAGAAGGCCGCAGAGGACGCGAAAGAAAGGATTCTCGACTGGGGATCGAAACTGCTTGAGGAGCCGGTCGGTGATCTGGAAACTGGCGACGGAACGGTGTACAGCGAAGCGAGCGGCGATTCGGTCACACTCGAAGATATCGGCTATGAGGCCGCCTACGGCGACGACGAACGCGAACACATCCTGGGGAAGGGGACCCACTGCACCGAAGAGAGTCCCCCGCCCTTTGCTGCCCAGTTCGCCGACGTGACAGTTGACGAGACCACCGGCGAGTTTGAGGTCCACAAACTGGTCGTCGCGGTCGACTGCGGCGTCGCGATCAACCCCGGCATGGCCGAGGGCCAGATCGAGGGTGCGAACCACATGAGCTACGAGATGGCCGTCAGTGAGGGGATCACGCTCGATGACGAGGGACGGGCAGAGATAGCTGACTTCGACGAGTACGGACTACCGTCGGCGACCGAGACGCCACCCATCGAGTCGATTCTGGTCGAGACCCACGAACCAACCGGTCCGTTCGGCGCGAAATCGGTCGCCGAAGTTCCGACTAACACAGTCCCGCCGGCGCTGTCAAACGCCGTCCGGGACGCTGTCGGCGTCCGAGTCCGAGAGATGCCCATCACCGCCGAGAAAATCAGGTCAAAACTGGACGAGCGTGAAATCTGA